Proteins encoded in a region of the Oncorhynchus gorbuscha isolate QuinsamMale2020 ecotype Even-year linkage group LG16, OgorEven_v1.0, whole genome shotgun sequence genome:
- the LOC123999588 gene encoding LOW QUALITY PROTEIN: procathepsin L-like (The sequence of the model RefSeq protein was modified relative to this genomic sequence to represent the inferred CDS: inserted 1 base in 1 codon) has protein sequence MTALHLAVLVLCVSAVCAAPRFDSQLEDHWHLWKNWHSKNYHASEEGWRRMVWEKNLKKIEIHNLEHTMGKHSHRLGMNHFGDMTNEEFRQTMNGYKQTTERKFKGSLFMEPNYLQAPKAVDWREKGYVTPVKDQGSCGSCWAFSTTGXMEGQQFRKTGKLVSLSEQNLVDCSRPEGNEGCNGGLMDQAFQYIQDNAGLDTEESYPYVGTDEDPCHYKPEFSAANETGFVDIPSGKEHAMMKAVAAVGPVSVAIDAGHESFQFYESGIYYEKECSSEELDHGVLVVGYGFEGEDVDGKKYWIVKNSWSEKWGDKGYIYMAKDRKNHCGIATASSYPLV, from the exons ATGACAGCACTGCACTTGGCAGTGTTGGTGCTCTGTGTGAGTGCTGTGTGTGCGGCTCCAAGGTTTGACTCTCAGTTGGAGGACCATTGGCACCTGTGGAAAAACTGGCACAGCAAGAACTACCATGCG AGCGAGGAGGGCTGGAGGAGGATGGTTTGGGAGAAAAACCTGAAGAAGATTGAGATTCACAACCTCGAACACACCATGGGAAAACACTCCCACCGTCTGGGCATGAACCACTTTGGTGACATG ACCAATGAAGAGTTCAGGCAGACAATGAACGGCTACAAGCAGACGACTGAGAGGAAGTTCAAGGGCTCTCTGTTCATGGAACCCAACTACCTGCAGGCACCTAAAGCTGTTGACTGGAGGGAGAAGGGCTACGTCACTCCCGTTAAGGACCAG GGATCATGTGGGTCTTGCTGGGCGTTTAGCACCACCG CCATGGAGGGCCAGCAGTTTAGGAAGACTGGCAAGCTGGTGTCTCTGAGTGAACAGAACCTGGTGGACTGCTCCAGACCGGAGGGCAACGAGGGCTGTAACGGTGGGCTCATGGACCAGGCCTTCCAGTACATCCAGGACAACGCCGGCCTGGACACAGAGGAGTCCTACCCCTACGTCGGCACT GATGAGGACCCTTGCCACTACAAGCCAGAGTTCAGTGCTGCCAACGAGACTGGCTTTGTGGACATCCCCAGTGGCAAGGAGCATGCTATGATGAAGGCTGTGGCTGCAGTCGGTCCGGTCTCTGTTGCCATCGATGCCGGCCACGAGTCCTTTCAGTTCTATGAGTCTG GGATCTACTATGAGAAGGAGTGCAGCAGTGAGGAGTTGGAccatggtgttctagtggtgggaTATGGTTTTGAAGGAGAGGATGTGGATGGCAAGAAATACTGGATTGTCAAGAACAG CTGGAGTGAGAAATGGGGAGACAAAGGCTATATCTACATGGCCAAAGACAGGAAGAACCACTGTGGTATCGCCACGGCATCCAGCTACCCACTGGTCTAG
- the LOC124000479 gene encoding fructose-1,6-bisphosphatase 1-like, whose translation MSERCAFDTNVVTLTRFVQEEGRKAKGTGELTTLLNSICTAVKAISTAVRKAGIANLYGIAGSTNVTGDQVKKLDVLSNDLVINMIKSSFTSCVLVSEENERALIVEPEKRGKYIVCFDPLDGSSNIDCLVSIGTIFAIYRKTTDDEPNEKDALQSGRHIVAAGYALYGSATMMVLSTGQGVNCFMLDPSIGEFILTDKDVKIKKRGKIYSLNEGYAQHFYPDITEYLKKKKYPEDGSAPYGGRYVGSMVADVHRTLVYGGIFLYPANVKSPRGKLRLLYECNPMSFIIEQAGGMATTGEMNVLDIKPENIHQRVPVVLGSPEDVQEYVAIYKKTRM comes from the exons ATGTCCGAACGATGTGCGTTCGATACTAATGTCGTTACCCTCACGAGATTCGTgcaggaggagggaaggaaggcgaaGGGAACAGGAGAACTGACCACCCTCCTCAACTCTATCTGCACAGCCGTTAAAGCTATCTCCACCGCTGTCAGAAAAGCTGGGATTGCCAACCT ctaTGGCATTGCTGGGAGCACCAATGTGACCGGTGaccaggtgaagaagctggatgttcTGTCCAATGACTTGGTCATCAACATGATCAAGTCGTCTTTCACCTCCTGTGTCCTGGTgtcagaggagaatgagagggcCCTCATTGTGGAGCCAGAGAAACGG GGAAAATATATTGTGTGCTTCGACCCACTGGATGGCTCGTCAAACATTGACTGTCTTGTATCAATTGGAACCATTTTTGCCATCTACAGAAAG ACAACAGATGATGAGCCCAATGAGAAGGACGCGCTGCAGTCTGGACGTCACATTGTTGCTGCCGGTTATGCCCTCTACGGCAGCGCCACCATGATGGTGCTCTCCACAGGTCAAGGGGTCAACTGCTTCATGCTCGACCCT TCTATCGGGGAGTTTATCCTGACAGATAAGGACGTGAAGATCAAGAAGAGGGGGAAGATCTACAGTCTGAACGAAGGCTATGCTCAGCACTTCTACCCAGACATCACAGAATACCTGAAGAAGAAGAAATATCCAGAG GATGGGAGTGCCCCCTATGGTGGGCGTTATGTTGGCTCCATGGTGGCTGATGTGCACAGGACCTTGGTGTACGGAGGAATCTTCTTATACCCTGCCAATGTCAAGAGCCCCAGGGGCAAG CTGAGGCTACTGTATGAGTGCAACCCCATGTCTTTCATCATCGAGCAGGCTGGAGGCATGGCCACCACGGGGGAGATGAACGTCCTGGACATCAAGCCAGAGAACATCCACCAGCGAGTTCCTGTGGTCCTGGGCTCCCCTGAAGACGTCCAGGAGTATGTCGCCATCTACAAGAAGACACGCATGTGA